In one Arachis duranensis cultivar V14167 chromosome 9, aradu.V14167.gnm2.J7QH, whole genome shotgun sequence genomic region, the following are encoded:
- the LOC107463737 gene encoding F-box/LRR-repeat protein 3-like, with protein MFPSSRICRHQELHLPDECWELVFKHLSDPLDHESLSLVSRHFLSLTNGTHTDLAVSDRVLPLIPVLLRRFPNLTTIKITRYFTGDINALLSQIASFNLPSLHSLDLSHQPTFPSHGLRQFSEKFSALKSLNCSHARHDLDLVAECFPNLEEIDVSFRKYKIDIVSDWEKALTSGLKKLRKVTISGNFTHGDSYLLALCHTCVFLEELVVIQTGPVSMIGIANAIRKRPELRSLSVNCLTYGFFSEDLRKGNVTLEFIDALVSLKGLNCLDLYYSSISDEALSTIAEESLPLRKLSLRCCKGYGYGGISYLLRKCNNLQYLDLQMTQFLNDQCVVELSLLLGNLKFVKLSDNAKLTDLSLFAIMRNCPLITDIRMESTGIGKQKLQEDCLVVNSHVKFLYLASNTWLDDETVTMLAAVCPNLEMIDLSKCGRVSKGAIDVLWSCRKIRRMDLALLGHELFQFRFRVCFDVPTLFVLNLSQLSISNEELYLISKSCCKLKELDLESCHKITTRGVKQMVKNCKQLRTISLAACEKVSANVVAWMVSARPSLRKIRPPPRFSATESQRDLFRRHGCFVGKWSN; from the coding sequence ATGTTTCCATCATCAAGAATTTGCAGACACCAAGAGCTACATTTACCAGATGAGTGTTGGGAATTAGTTTTCAAACACCTTAGCGACCCTCTCGATCACGAATCACTCTCCCTCGTCTCGCGCCACTTCCTTTCCCTCACCAACGGCACCCACACCGACCTCGCCGTATCCGACCGTGTCCTCCCACTCATTCCCGTCCTCCTCCGCCGTTTTCCCAACCTCACGACCATCAAAATCACGCGCTACTTCACCGGTGACATCAACGCGCTCCTCTCCCAAATCGCTTCCTTCAACCTCCCCTCACTCCATTCTCTCGACCTGTCTCACCAACCCACCTTCCCCTCACATGGGTTGCGACAATTCTCCGAAAAGTTTTCAGCTTTGAAGTCACTCAACTGTTCCCACGCCCGTCATGATTTGGATTTAGTTGCCGAGTGCTTCCCAAACCTGGAAGAAATCGATGTGAGTTTCcgtaaatataaaattgatattGTTTCGGATTGGGAAAAGGCATTGACTTCAGGGCTTAAGAAGCTTAGAAAGGTGACTATTTCGGGTAACTTCACCCATGGAGACTCTTACCTTCTTGCCTTGTGTCACACTTGTGTGTTTCTAGAAGAGTTAGTTGTTATTCAAACCGGCCCTGTTTCTATGATAGGCATTGCCAATGCGATTCGCAAGAGACCCGAATTGAGGTCTTTATCAGTTAATTGTTTGACTTATGGGTTTTTTAGTGAGGACCTTAGAAAGGGGAATGTGACTTTGGAGTTCATTGATGCATTGGTGAGTTTGAAGGGATTGAATTGTCTTGATTTGTATTATTCAAGTATATCTGATGAGGCCTTGTCTACTATTGCGGAAGAAAGCCTTCCGTTGAGGAAACTCTCTCTAAGATGTTGTAAGGGATATGGATACGGTGGGATCTCTTACTTGTTGAGAAAGTGTAACAATTTACAGTATTTGGATCTTCAAATGACGCAGTTTCTGAATGATCAGTGTGTGGTTGAGTTGTCTTTGCTTCTTGGTAACTTGAAGTTTGTGAAACTTAGTGATAATGCAAAGCTTACTGATTTAAGCTTGTTTGCCATTATGCGCAACTGTCCTTTGATAACCGATATCAGGATGGAGAGTACAGGCATTGGAAAGCAGAAGCTGCAGGAAGATTGTTTGGTTGTGAATTCTCATGTAAAGTTTCTCTATTTGGCTAGCAATACCTGGTTGGATGATGAAACTGTCACTATGCTTGCTGCGGTTTGCCCCAACTTGGAGATGATAGATTTGAGCAAATGCGGAAGGGTTTCAAAAGGTGCTATTGATGTTTTGTGGAGCTGTCGTAAGATTCGGCGCATGGACTTAGCTCTATTAGGACATGAGCTGTTTCAATTTCGGTTTCGAGTTTGCTTCGATGTTCCTACATTGTTTGTGTTGAATTTGTCCCAATTGAGTATTAGCAACGAGGAACTCTACCTTATTTCAAAGAGTTGTTGCAAGTTAAAAGAACTTGATTTAGAAAGTTGTCACAAAATCACAACCAGGGGAGTAAAGCAGATGGTGAAAAATTGCAAGCAACTAAGAACGATAAGTTTAGCAGCTTGTGAAAAAGTATCTGCTAATGTCGTTGCTTGGATGGTATCTGCAAGGCCATCGTTGAGAAAAATAAGACCTCCGCCTCGATTCTCTGCTACCGAGAGCCAGAGGGATCTCTTCCGGCGTCATGGATGCTTTGTTGGCAAGTGGTCTAATTAA